One Thermococcus sp. genomic window carries:
- a CDS encoding AMP phosphorylase: MRAKVRILDFYSGRYSVLINEEDAREAKLHPDDLVKLEAGKKTVYGSVVISNLVGKGEVGVSRDVLELHSFSEGETVAVIPAGTPESVRYIKKKMHGEKLRKVEIEAIVRDIVDRKLRDIEISAFVTSLEINGLDMDEIAALTIAMAETGDMLDIDRKPIMDVHSIGGVPGNKTNILVVPIVAAAGLTIPKTSSRAITSAAGTADVVEVFANVSFTLDEIKRIVEKVGACLVWGGALNLAPADDITIKAERALSVDPTGLMLASIMSKKYAMGSQYVLIDIPTGKGVKVETVDQARALARDFIELGKRLGQYVEVAITYGGQPIGHTVGPALEAREALSALMTGKGPGSLIEKATGLAGILLEMGGVAPAGMGKKMAKEILESGKAWEKMKEIIEAQGGDPNIKPEEIPIGDKTYTFTAPTSGYVTAIDNRAITAIARAAGAPEDKGAGIELYVKVGEKVKEGDPLFTIHAEHEARLDQAIVLARRTEPIRIEGMVLQRIGNI, encoded by the coding sequence ATGAGGGCAAAGGTCAGGATTCTCGACTTCTACAGCGGTAGGTACTCGGTTCTCATAAACGAGGAAGATGCAAGAGAAGCGAAACTCCACCCCGACGACCTCGTGAAGCTCGAGGCAGGTAAGAAAACAGTTTATGGAAGCGTTGTGATAAGCAACTTAGTTGGTAAAGGTGAGGTTGGTGTTAGCAGGGACGTCCTTGAACTCCACAGCTTCTCCGAAGGGGAGACAGTTGCCGTTATCCCTGCCGGAACACCGGAGAGCGTCCGCTACATAAAGAAGAAGATGCACGGTGAAAAGCTGAGAAAGGTCGAGATTGAGGCGATAGTGAGGGACATCGTTGACAGGAAGCTCAGGGACATTGAGATTAGTGCTTTTGTGACATCCCTTGAGATAAACGGCCTCGACATGGACGAGATAGCGGCTTTAACAATAGCGATGGCAGAGACAGGTGACATGCTCGACATTGACAGGAAGCCCATAATGGACGTCCACAGCATTGGCGGTGTTCCTGGAAATAAGACCAACATCCTCGTCGTCCCGATAGTGGCCGCCGCTGGTCTTACAATACCGAAGACCAGTTCAAGGGCTATAACAAGCGCCGCCGGAACGGCCGACGTTGTTGAGGTCTTCGCCAACGTCAGCTTTACGCTCGACGAAATCAAGAGGATAGTGGAGAAGGTGGGGGCATGCCTCGTCTGGGGAGGTGCTTTGAACCTCGCTCCCGCTGACGACATCACCATCAAGGCGGAGCGCGCTTTAAGCGTTGACCCGACCGGTTTAATGCTCGCGAGCATAATGTCAAAGAAGTACGCCATGGGAAGCCAGTACGTGCTCATTGACATCCCAACGGGGAAGGGCGTAAAGGTTGAGACCGTTGACCAGGCGAGGGCTTTGGCAAGAGACTTCATAGAGCTCGGCAAGAGGCTCGGCCAGTACGTTGAGGTTGCCATAACCTATGGTGGCCAGCCGATAGGCCACACCGTTGGTCCCGCCCTCGAAGCTAGAGAAGCCCTTTCCGCCCTCATGACCGGCAAAGGCCCCGGAAGCCTCATAGAGAAGGCCACCGGCCTGGCTGGAATCCTCCTTGAGATGGGCGGCGTCGCTCCGGCGGGAATGGGTAAGAAGATGGCCAAGGAAATCCTTGAGAGCGGAAAGGCCTGGGAGAAGATGAAGGAAATCATCGAGGCCCAGGGCGGAGACCCGAACATCAAGCCCGAGGAGATACCGATTGGTGACAAGACCTACACCTTCACCGCCCCGACGAGCGGTTACGTGACGGCGATAGACAACAGGGCGATAACGGCGATAGCGAGGGCCGCAGGAGCGCCGGAAGACAAAGGTGCTGGGATAGAGCTCTATGTTAAGGTGGGCGAGAAGGTCAAGGAGGGCGACCCGCTCTTCACGATTCACGCGGAGCACGAGGCGAGGCTCGACCAGGCCATAGTCCTTGCGAGGAGAACGGAGCCAATAAGAATAGAGGGGATGGTCCTCCAGCGAATCGGGAACATCTGA